AATAACACTATCGCAATGGATATCGGGCTAAAAGAAGGCGATGAGATTTTGGCTGTGAACGGTGAAACCCTTCTAGACTACATCCAATACGAATTTTTAATTTGCAGCGAAGAAATCGAACTTCATATTAAAAAAAAGAACGGCGAAGAAGAAATTATTGAAATAGAAAAAGATTTTGACGATACTTTGGGTGTTGTTTTTGAAAGTGCGGTATTTGATAAAATCAAACCCTGTGCCAACAAGTGTATATTCTGCTTTGTAGACCAGCAGCCCGAAGGTTTGCGCAAAACTCTCTATATTAAAGATGACGACTATCGCCTTTCTTATTTGCAGGGAACGTACGTTACGCTGACCAACCTTACAAAAAACGATATAGAACGCATAGAAAAACTCAGGTTAGGACCGCTCTTTGTATCTGTACATACAACCAACCCCGAACTGCGTATAAAAATGCTTCAAAACAAACGTGCCGGCGATATTTTGGACAGATTAAAATGGCTTAATAACCTTGAAATCCCCTTTCATACACAAATAGTTTTATGTCCTTCGTACAATGACGGTGATGAGCTTCGGCGGACGCTTGGAGATTTGTCTAAATTAAAACTGCTGCAATCGGTTGCAATCGTGCCTGTAGGAATTACAAAATTCCGCAAAGACTCCAAGTTAGTAAAAGTTACCCCTAAAAAGGCCAAAGAAACCATTGAAATCGTGGATGAGTTTAATGAAAAAATGCAAAAACCACTCGTGAGCTGTTCCGATGAATTTTACCTCTTTGCAAAGCTTCCTTTCCCCAAAAGCCGTTATTATAACAGTTATTCGCAGCTTGAGGACGGGGTCGGCGCCTGCCGTATTTTGCTTGATGATTTTTATAAACGTAAACTTCCTAAAAAAATATCAGAACCTAAGAAAATGATGATTTT
This genomic window from Candidatus Gastranaerophilales bacterium contains:
- a CDS encoding DUF512 domain-containing protein; the encoded protein is MGAKIKQVENNTIAMDIGLKEGDEILAVNGETLLDYIQYEFLICSEEIELHIKKKNGEEEIIEIEKDFDDTLGVVFESAVFDKIKPCANKCIFCFVDQQPEGLRKTLYIKDDDYRLSYLQGTYVTLTNLTKNDIERIEKLRLGPLFVSVHTTNPELRIKMLQNKRAGDILDRLKWLNNLEIPFHTQIVLCPSYNDGDELRRTLGDLSKLKLLQSVAIVPVGITKFRKDSKLVKVTPKKAKETIEIVDEFNEKMQKPLVSCSDEFYLFAKLPFPKSRYYNSYSQLEDGVGACRILLDDFYKRKLPKKISEPKKMMIFTGESAFSTMNIIAGEVNKIENVELQIIAVKSKFWGENITVTGLITGKDLLDTMKQTDLKDYFVMIPSVMLRDYTNEFLDGVTLSGLERALNKSVYVIQDCYSTKEIVDIIKQKQS